The sequence GCCGggtgtttcactgttttcaacTCTTATGAATgggttatatattatattatttcagGAACTTTGCCATCTTGGAGACAAAATCAGAgggcattttctttttaaaatagcACAGATGCAAAGGTTCAAACATGATTAttacaaaaaaagcacaaaaaagatGATGCTgattaaaaatactgcattagTAAAGCTCAAATTCATTATATCAGATCCTCTataataaatgtacatattttgtattaaataaagaaaaacagacattttataaTACTAAAGATATTCAATGATGAACATTAGGTAATGACTTTAATGAGTTTTCCAAATGAATATTCAATTAATTAGAAAAAAGGCGGAGAGGAGAAACATATCCAGTTACTCTTAAATAACAATAAACcaaaatgtctttattgatACAGGGGATAGAAAAATGTTGCATAGTTggatatgttttttcttttttctgtctttttcccaGTTTATGCACCTTGATAAAATGaggcagcagtgtttttttttatcttgcatGATGTGAAAGTTTACCCAGTTGGTTGTCTTGTCCCTCCTCTCTAGAAGCTTCTTCTGGAGAACCTCTCCAGCACCTCCAGGAGCCCCAAACTTCTCCACAATggcctttgtttttttaaactgctccTCCTTCACCAGGTGCTGGACACACTTCAGGTACGTGTCGAGGGTTTGTTTCAGTGGGGGCACAGGGACCTTTGGCAGCACCTgatgtcacaaaaacaacagattgGTATAAATAGTGATAATAAGTAATGAAAGGACAGCAGCTGttcagcattttaatgtttcagttATTGTTAATCAGTGAGAGGGCCAAAGGGGtaagatcttttttttatgcttttattattaGAACCAGAGTTAATAATTCATCTTTAATGCTTCAAGGCCTATTTGCAAATAAATCCCATAGTCTTATGGGACTTGGAAatactgttgtattttttttaaggaagGAAGATACAAATTGATTATCTTTTGTGTCTGATGTTCGGTCATTTGCATACTGTTACTGTTAGTAACCGCAGCTGTTGATGTTGACCTGTGTGTTGGAATGGTGAAATAATTTCTTGCTGTGGATTCTTGAAAATGGgagaagtatttttttttaaatgtattttaattttttgcgcaaagatgtataaaatattgctctggaaaacaaacaaacaaaaattgaaGACAGGAAGACCAAGTGGCAACTATACCACAGTAAACAATTCCCTTATAATATAATCTATCTTTAGCCAACCAAACTGCAGTAAACAACTGGTTAAATTCCCATAAAATATAATCTATCTGTAGCTCAAATTTCATTAGATGACTAGAGAAATACAGAGGTGAAGTATGTctattttttgaaataaaatagttaaaatatgGGTGGTTTTGCTCCAGAGGGATGAAAGGCCTTCCATCAAATGTTCGCCCCTAGCGGTCAGTTAATGTTAGTGGACCAGgagctgtccgtggtgctgaactTTTGCCaacttcagcaccatggacagcagaAGCgctcattattaaaaaaaaatcttgaaaaaaagTGAAGGTGTTTAGTATTTGTGctaatataaagaaaaacactttcactAAGAAAACAATGACATGTGATCATACTTGGCCGTCTCGGTCTCTGGCTGTCTGTTGCTCCAAAATAGGCATCTTTGCATTCCAGTCCAGTCAAGGGAAATGTGGAAACCCTCTAGAGATGGCTTGAGTTCAGCCTTCCCTGCACGAAGCACGTTAAGACatttaagagagaaaacagcaaagtaaaaaaaaatacagtaaataaaattagGGCCCACTGAGCTTTGCAGTTAGTGCTGTCTGAAAGTGAACCAGCAGGCTTCCATTCTTCATCATTTCGCAGCCTAATGTAATTTGCTGCATGTCCTTGAATTCCTGCTGCGCTGCATTGCTCACCACTGCAAAGAGATCTGCATCTTAAAAGCtcatttttatctgtatttcagTCTTAAAAGGTTAGTTTTCCTCATGCGAAAGAAAAATGATGccaataaagtaaaattatttgtaaaacatttcaataaaaaaatgccAATATCTTGAAACAAACGATTAACTAAAAATTACAAATCACTGAAATGtattaaactttaaaacaagtgaaatgatTAAGGACTTGCAAacttttcagtgtgttttcagaaCAAAGCGGACTTTTAAGTAGACTAAATGAGCTTTTATGGATGTATATTCTTCCTCGCTGTGCGCCAAAGAGGCTCATCCAGTAGGATGATAAgtttttaataaacacaaaatctCCTTTTTCGTTaattgaaagagagaaaaaaagttacCTTACCTGATCAGTGTAGCACTCAAGTGGTCAGAGAAGTGTGTGGAAGATCACATTGCCTCCCACGTCCACGATGTGATATCCCATATTAGAGTAAAGCTCCGTTCGGGCGCTGGACTGGTCCCCCGTCCCCGCGTCTCGCCATACGGCTGTGACTCCACATTAAAGCGCGCCTTGGAAAAAGATGCTGAAGGTGTTTGCGTCTACCTTCCCCCTTGAGGCAAAAAACTCCTCCCATCGAAATCTATTCGCGGAACATATTATCTCACAGCCCCgcaccccaccccaccctccctccccccacatCCACCCACCACCTCCCTACCCAACCACCCCCTAAGTCCTGCGCGCTTTCTGCAGTTTCTGCCAGCCTGAGATGTGTCACAATTGCGGAGCTGGTGCCTGATTCCCCAAACTGTTGCGCTCTTGGATCCGGTcatcaatatattttttggtttccaTTGTGTTGCTAATGTGCGCTCCATCTCcccttcctgtgtgtgttcgCTCTGTGACTGTGTAGCTTGTTGAAACAAGACTTCTGGAGactcattatttttcattgatcAGAGgaagtttaattatttttcatatataatataatggaACTAAGATTATATTGTTTCCAACCATGGTATTTGAATGCCTCTTGAAGAGCAATGTGGCATTTTGAATAACTTTTATAATCTGAATTCGTTACATTCATCCACTCGCACTTCTTTATTCTTTTCAACCTcgaaataaaaaggaaatcaCCACCGTCACACTGATCCAAACAGAGATTTATTAAAACGACAAttgataaatgaatacatatttGTTCATCTTAAGGAGACTGACTTCATTAGCTACGTCTTGACAAAATGTTTCACACATACACGCTCGcgcgcacacacaaaaacacgcatacacacacacactttgcagaGGTCCACGTATGTTTGAACAATTTACATTGTGCATACTTTATATCCACATATGtacaaaatccatttattatgatacatttaatttcaaacaacaaaaacatctaaaataaaatgataccAAACAGGCCCACGTGTTACAAAATTAAAGATCACGAAATTTCGaagagcaaaaaaagaaaatcaggcCTTTGATGTGCAAGTAAAAAAAGTTTCTTCAGAGACTAAAAATATAGgctatttttgtgtgtatgtttgtggaAGGGGGGGGAATGTGCTGCTTATAGTTGGTCCCATATAATCATGTACGCACAGTTATCTATTTATACCTTTTTACAATACTCAGTTATACACACAAAGTCAACATTAGCTGATAGATCTCTCACAAAACTCCAGTTATACGTCCATAACAAACGCTACATAGACTTGTTCGACACAATGAAATCACAgtcaatagaaaaaaaaagactttggaTAAACGGGTCACGCAATCATGATTTGGTGATTGGGTGTTTATATTGCACATTGGTACTTAATCACTAGCCTATAACCTGCCTAACTCATATCCAAATCTCTCCAGGGGAATGTTTAAGGGGGAAGGAGGCGGTCAGAGTGTGGCCGGTTTAAGTATACTCGGGACCGGACGACTCCTCTGACACGGACCGTTGTGCTCTAAAGGGGTCAAACCCATTTTCATCTACTGGAAGGCAATTCCCTGCCGAACTGTAACTCTTCTTtttacctctcctctcctccatttTGATAGTATCGTACAGCCCCTGCGGAGCTTCTTCTAACAGGTTATCTCTCTCTGAGTAGGACGGTTTCATTTGGCACACGTtgcgcagcagcagcagggctgGTGCGTAAAGCACATTGACGAGACCCATACCCAGATTAAGTTGTACAAACCCGAGATTGTGCACTATCTGGCCGGCTACTATAGGACCCATGGCATATGCGACAGAATAGGAAATATCCGCTATAGCATAAACACTACCATACACTGAAACATGACGCACGTCAACCAGAAAAGCGAGTGTCGGCAACAGGGCAGTGTCTACAAGTGCGATGCCAAAACAAATGCCGCACAACGGCGCGATGAGCTGCCCAAAAGTTTTGCATGCCGGAACTGTGCAGGAGCTTGCCCCTATGATAACCATACCCAAAGCTCCGTAGAACCACTGCAAATGTGGATGCTGTGCTGCCAATTTAACTGTTATGTACACACCGAGGACGTGAGGAAAGAAGGCAGGGAGCCACGTGAGTCCCATTTCCCACTGTGAGGAGTGCATGGTGGTCTCCATCCAGTTGGCTATGGTGGGCTCAAGAAAAGCCAAGGGGATGTTGCACACTGTCAGCGCCCCGGCTACCACAGCTATGTACGGATCAATCATGAGTCTGTATATAGGGGTGCCGACTGGCATGTTCTCTCTAGTCCTGTTGGAGAACGGCTTGATCACGGTGAGCAACAGAAAGCCGTCAGCCAGGCAAATGCAGGCGAGCACGATGAAGGGCACTCTCTTGCCCACAAACTCGTACAGGACACCCCCGAAGGGAGGCGCCACCAGACTCCCGAAAGAGATAAACGCCAGAGCAATGCCAAGCGCCTTgcttctctctgcctcctcgGTGTATTTGTCGGCTATCATGGCAATTCCAGAGGTGTCAGCGAAAGCAGACCCCAGACCCTGCAAACTTCTGGCAGCAAAGAGCGTCGCATAGTTCTCCCCAAAAGCAAATATGCAAGTGGAAACGAACATGACAGTCAGTCCAATTAAAAGTGGTATGTCATATCCAACCCGGTCTATGAAAGTTCCCGACAGCGGGTTTACTAACAGCTGCAGGATGGCTTTAGACGCAAAAAGTACTCCTATCTGGACATCTAAATTGTCCTTGTTGCTTTTGTCTTGGCTTGTGCTGTTGGTTGAACTGTTGGGATGCATCACTTCGTGGACGTGCTCTGACTGCTCATTCTCCAGCTCAGCAAGATAGTCTGGAATAATTGGCACGATTACCATGTAGAGCATATTGTCCAGCAGGAGAGCAACGCAAACAATCACTAATATGATCCTTCTTTGCTGGTGAGGATCTTTCATCGCGGTGCCTAACTTCTTGGTTCTTTCGCCCATCTCGGACAGTTTTACAGCGGCTGATTTGGCCAGCCCGGATGATCCCCCTTCGGCATTCATGATGtgcttttttaatgatttcCGATTCGAAATAGAAGTTGTGCTTCTTCCGTCTTCTCCCGAGCTTTCAGCACCTCGGATGACTCATTGGTGTTTTCTCTACCTTGAAGTGATGCTCTCCGTCCTCACCTCGCCTGTGCGTAAAGGGAGAGGCGCAGAGGAACTTGGCTGCTTCATCGGTGAAGATGGCTTTCCTCAGCTTCGTCAACTTGTCCTCGCCTCAGCCACATCCGATGTTGTTTCATGATCTCCCAAGACGTGACGTGGTGAAATCGTAGAATTTCTGCACCGTGCAGAGGTTTCGACCGCTAATCTTACATGGCAAAGTTTGTTTTGAGCGATTTTTGTTACTTATTTGCAACACCTAGGGCACTCAGAGGCTCCCATCTCTGTGCTCATACTCCTCGTCACCTGTGGCACTTTTGCGCTCCGCACTGAGACCACAAGTGACTTCGTGGCCATTGGTGCACATTAACCCTCAGGTTCGGCGCTATTTTAGTCCCTTTTTTTGTCTCCCCTTTTCACCGAGAGCTGTGACGCATCACCAGCTTGCCCCCGAGTGGATCCCTTCGCCACTTGCCTCCTTTATGTTAATTTCCAACCATGGCAGCAAACACTTCAACCAATAAGAACCAGTCAGCCAGTGAGCACCACATCACGACCCGTCCACAAGAgcgaggaagaaaaaaaaagctttcttaTTCCTAATGCCTAGTGTGAGACTCTGGACTTTGATGTTAGGTGGAAAAATATAACCTATCACACTCATGTGCAGGCATATACGCGCATGCAGAATTGAAACAGCTGCCGTGATATTTTTTCCTAAAGAAAATCAATCTGATATTAATCTCAAGATAAGATACAAATACCAGATCCATACACATttacaccaaacacacacacacagtgggtgCAAGTCCCCTGTAGGACTACAAATCTACAGACTAAAAACTCCACAAACTTCAGTAGTATAACTATAAACTCACTACTTGCCATTCAATCTCTggaaatatagatttttttgggggggggacTAAAATATCAGTGCCATGGCGTTGTAAcgaaataaaatattcatgtgaaTCAATTAAATGAGGGCTTAAGGAAAATGTGGTAGTTTACGAATGAAGcttttcaaaatttgaatttgcaAAAAAAGCCGTGTGCCAGCCTGATCTCAGAAATGAtccactgctgcagctgatgaGGTTTCAGCACCAAGTTGCTGTGGACAGCTCCCATCaccagagacagacaggaacagcAGCTTCACAGACACTTTCAATGTAACCGAGGAGCCAACATATgattataacaataacaacatcaataaaacaataaagactATTGCAGGCTCTAAAATCATCCTGAGATAGAATCGTGCTGAACACAGTGTAGTTAATGTAGagagcctttttttaaatttagtacAAGTCACCGGCGACACCTTGTGGTAAAAatccacaaatacacacagtatgCATTAAAACCATTCTATGAACTTCGCTGCCTATATGGCCAATGAGGTCGTAAAATAACTTCATAATTTGCCATAACAATCAGTGTAATCGGATTGATTGCCCCCTATTCACtttacatttgctttgttttttaatttttttcattttaatgtgtttttttctttttctatctgCTACAGTTACAATCCTATTTCTTTATTATGTAAAAACgacactttttttatttccagtgtCATGTGATGAGTAAAGGCGTGTTTCTAGGTTTTAATTTCTCAAccaaatatattattatttgcCAGTAGAGGGCAGCAAAGACTTGTAAAATGTTCCTAAGGCACGATGCATGTAAACTAGATGTAAACCAAACAGTTTCCTCATTGCTGGACCCTCTGATTTTTCCTGGATACATTGACATTGTCTTTTAATGCACACTAGACAACGTGTAAAtcaaatgttgttaaaatgtttgtttgaatcAATTGATTTTGTGATCATTTAGAgaatatactataatatatatGCAGAATATATTATAGCATtatttaacaacaaacaaacaaaataaatgaatgaataaattaaataaaaaagctgTTTTGGCCTTTAGGTTTCTGTTCAAATAGGTCCAGTAATACCTGCTACAACTACACTACTACAGTATTCAAGATAAAAACAGGCACATTATGTCCCACTTGCTATTTGCACACTTTTCATACTGAATGTGGCCTTAGTGCATGTAACAAAATgtcttatactgtatatgtttccCACCAAAAATGATTTGTGTTGCAGTTCAGCTATAACAGGTGTTGGCGTGTGTGGTAACTGCAGCCAAGagagcatgttttgttttcttgttgttgatATCAACATTTATGATGATTACTGTTATAAAACAGAATATCGGATAATTGTCTCAGTACAGTGgatgtgtgttttccagtgtGTTCAGTGGATGATTTGATGCAGAAAAGGCAattcaaataaacaacattaatCACCAACAGGAGGATTAACACACCACAGGAAATAACTGCCCAATTTCACTAATGAGAAAGGATTGGcacatgaacatttttcatattatacCACAGTCATGCTACAGTCTTTTTTTCCAATACAGGCAGAAATGTGACTACATGGATAATCTCTGCTAACTCACTCCAGTAATTTGCCAGTGTCTGCAGGACGCAGAGATGTAATCCAGAGTGTCAACTTTGTCGTCTGGGATGAGATATTTGATGGTGACTTTGCCTGTGATGTGAAGACGATATGAGAGAATGACACCAGAAGAAATGCTGCCTAAAGACTAGTGACGCAAATTACATCTAATCCAGATTACACACTAATAATTTAAAAACGATAGAGCAGGGTTAGAGTATGTCACATCCATGATATAGTTCAAAATATGAGTAACATTTGTGTACAAGAAATCATGAAGGCTTATGAACAGACATTAACGGTATTACATAAggtctttgtttctgtcatgtgaCATGTCTCCTTCCACTGTGTCAGCTGGTCTGACCTGTGGACCGTAATATGTGACGTTCTATGTAGGATTTACTGACCTTTGTTCTTTTCTGATAAGTAGCTCTCACCTTTGACCTGGCTTTTACTTTACATTAGGATCAGAAGACACGCTCATCATTACTGTGGAACTTAAATATCAACCATTGTGCTTACTGGGCCAATACAAGGTTGATCATTAACTTGGGAGTTTATGCAAACAATGTTTCTATAAGTCGACCTCTGTGCtccaacttaaaaaaaaaggttttgttcaGTAAAGTGTAttatgtgcagtttttttttttttttaactttcccaAACTGTAACTCAGCAGCTCATCTCGTCCATTTAAACAGACCATCAGCTGGTGAAATATAAAGTGCTTTTCAACCGTAATCCTCATTTTAAAAGTGCATGCATTTTGATTTTTGTAGAAGTCTAATCCAGCTGCAAAAAATAGGATTTATAATGTACATGTACTATAAAAATCTACAATGTCAGATGTGTCTGTTATTCTGTACTTGTTTTGGACAAGTTTAAATCATAATATGTTTGTCAGAGCTGTAGCTACCATTGAGGAGGTCATGCCTCTTGATAAATACTCAAATTACACATGATGGGGTTTTTGAGGCTCattttgatgtctttaaatgtgaGTATTATtaggtaaaaaaataaagtaaattgagggatttattcattttattaaaatcatttttattttaatatctcTACCAGTAATTGGACCATCATGTAGGCTGGATAAAATTtgcagaaatgaaagaaaaatgatcatAAAATTATACTGAGTTTGGTTGTTTGGGGTCGGTGTGcactcatgacctcagtataTCTAAAATCCTGGCTGTTGTCCTTTGTTCAAAATCAGACTGATTAACTAAATCTGTCAGAATATGTCACAtgtgtgcacgcatgtgtgctgctgtttgtgctgTGTCAGGTTTTTCatgacagatgtttttttttttttacaccatctGTGTGCAACTCTGACAGATTTGACACACGTATCTTTACTATACGGACATGCCAAGAACATCTTCACCTCACTGTGTGGGTGGATGGTGATCTGAGCCCTGATCCCTCTGAATAAAAAGGGTTATAGTCAGATTTAGATTTAGTTATTTGTACAGTGTGGTGGGAGAAGAGCTCATTGAGGCTatatctgtctctgacaagTTGTTCAGCTTTCTTCCTGTCAGCTTGTTGCTATTACTGCTTGTTCTATCTACAGCTCTGACCGAATTAGATCActagttcacacacacagtctcatccTCTGTCACAACTGTTTCCAAGAAACTGATGCTAATCTTTTGGATTCCTCAGCCTTTCCTGAGAAAAAGTCTTAGTCAATCCAGGTGAGTGAGGAGCAGCAGAGTTTATGAGGAAGTACATGATTATGTCCAATATTTAATACCTGCTAATGAGCAAaacctgtctgtgtgttctgACATCTGTTGCTTGCACAACAGTATTGTTTTCAGAAGCCAAAGTCTGGCAAGAGAGGTCTTTCAACACTCATTCTCACACATTCTCATTTTGAGCTGCTTTTTgacacacacttttaaaaagacgaaataaaacatgtaaaatagtCTATAAAATCCCAAGATTTCTACTAAATGTACAGGGCTCCTTTGTAAAGTAGAACCCTTTTCTGCATTAAGAGAAGGGTCAGTTAATAATGTGTCACTGTTACTTTGATTTAAAGTGAATTACTGaattgaaacagttttgtcagtgtttatatattttccaGAGCCATTAATTATCtaaattgtgtttatgttgaagTATTGGTTCTGAATTGAAGATTTCAGTCTCCATCTTAGTtaaagccaaaaaacaaaaacaaaaaaaccctccatTTCATACACACACCTACTTTCCTTTCACTCCCTTCTTCGTGTAATCCTCTAATAAAATAGTGCACTGATCGTGTTAAGTGATACCATCATTAGAGGATGTATCATGGCTGCTACATGCTGATACTTGGACACCACAATCCCAGAGTTAACCACAAAGTGCTATTATTCTATTCCAAGCTGACAACAGCACTATTTCAGGACCCTCTGAACCTCCATAACTGCTGCTCATTAGGGCCGACTcctcctccagcaccactgACAGTGAGAGGATTTCACCTGCTGACGACTGCCTGGTGAGAACGTCAGTCGCCTCTGAGGTTAGTGTGACAGAGACTTTGTCTCACTGTGGCTTATTTCTGGAGTGCATGTATTTAGCAGCTCAAAGATCAGAGTGCTGTAGTCTTTTCTGCTCAGTGCCATCACTGACATGCGACTGTAACGCTTGTTGTAAATGGGGGCTCACATTTAGTATAGATAGAAAAGCATGCATATAATCCAGGAAAACGAGTATGACAAGCTTCATgaggtattattattacaattaaaGTGGCCACAATGACTGGTCTGTGCCAGCAGGGATTGAATTATTCAGATTCCTCAAACTTCCTCAAACACTTAATCTATTGTTCAACCTATCTACCTACTTTTCAAAGATTGATCTTAATTGAAACCCTCCACGTTTGATATTTGATCCCTATAATCATGTGCAtgaacagaaatacagacaaaGTTCATTTTCTGTGAAGTAAGGGCTGcgcatttgttcttttttctcagAGCAATATGTAGTTTGTAAACCCTGCTTATTAAGTTCCATTAGGAGAATTTGAAGTTATAAGTAGCTCCAACATATGATGATATGAGATTTTTACCAACTTAATTATCTGTTGCACTTCAATAGGCAGCTACCTAAAATGTGATTAAGTTCACTTTGGATCAGGTGTTGACTATAATTGCGTAATACTGTCTTAACACAGTGAATGCTTTTACTATATATAGAAGTTACATCACATTGAACTGTCTTCCTTACAAAAACCCAATCAATTAATCTCCTTAGTAAATGCTTGAGACTGCTGTGCCATGAACGGACGTCTCTCGATGCTGGTCAACTGTAGAATTTAGGTTTCTTAACACAGCAGCTCAGTTATTCAGGTTAAAACCCCATTTTAAAGTAGTTGGAGCATATAAGAAGAATAGCAACACAATGCATTTATTGTAAGCAGTATAACACAGGTGGAGGAGCAGTGCAGGTTAAAGACAAATTCCTGGGGAGAGAATGCAACAtttgaaaattaataaattaccTGCAACACATTTTGTAGATTTACACAGGTCCAGTAAGAGGCTACGGTGGCGACTCCAAACATAGAGCTCCTCCTGAGTTTGATCTACTGTCCAAATGTTATGAAAATATATCTACACAGATCAACTAAATGGTGACATCTCATCAAAAGTATGAGGAACCTATCGTAAGAACAAATGATGTTTTGGGATTGCTTTGCCAGGACATAGTCTCCTTTTATTTTGACTTCTTAATAACCGGATCAACAATCTTCTGTCCGGTGAGGAAGTGCCACACGCCCCCTCGGTAGAACTCATTTCCAAAAGTGTAGAGCAGGGCATTGAAGATGGGGTTTGTCTTTGCAATGACTGGAAGCAACTGCaagcagaaacatgttttttaagaGCCtgatttaaaggataattccgGTTTATTACAACTcgggtcttatttttgcagtttggctataataattaaattatttttatcataaCATTgtagaaactaaaaaaaatcctttatcCCTTGTATTTTCCCCACAAACTgtttcaattcaattaaaacaaaGTAAGTGCTCACCATTCTTAGCTTTGGAGATACAACCTTCACGTTCTCAAAGCAGGCGTAGATACACATGAGGACGTAGGGACCCCAACACATCAGCATTACCCTCAACGGCACACTGGTGTTAAACTGGAAAACAAAGTTAATTATGTTACTGTTGATATTACACCTAGCATGAAGTAGATTTACAGGTTTGATGACAGAGTGTCAACAATATATAACTGCAAATAAGGAAACAAAGTTAGGATTAGAATCTAATATCATATATTATCTGTGGGTgtggttttaaa is a genomic window of Thunnus maccoyii chromosome 20, fThuMac1.1, whole genome shotgun sequence containing:
- the LOC121887533 gene encoding probable vesicular acetylcholine transporter-B translates to MNAEGGSSGLAKSAAVKLSEMGERTKKLGTAMKDPHQQRRIILVIVCVALLLDNMLYMVIVPIIPDYLAELENEQSEHVHEVMHPNSSTNSTSQDKSNKDNLDVQIGVLFASKAILQLLVNPLSGTFIDRVGYDIPLLIGLTVMFVSTCIFAFGENYATLFAARSLQGLGSAFADTSGIAMIADKYTEEAERSKALGIALAFISFGSLVAPPFGGVLYEFVGKRVPFIVLACICLADGFLLLTVIKPFSNRTRENMPVGTPIYRLMIDPYIAVVAGALTVCNIPLAFLEPTIANWMETTMHSSQWEMGLTWLPAFFPHVLGVYITVKLAAQHPHLQWFYGALGMVIIGASSCTVPACKTFGQLIAPLCGICFGIALVDTALLPTLAFLVDVRHVSVYGSVYAIADISYSVAYAMGPIVAGQIVHNLGFVQLNLGMGLVNVLYAPALLLLRNVCQMKPSYSERDNLLEEAPQGLYDTIKMEERRGKKKSYSSAGNCLPVDENGFDPFRAQRSVSEESSGPEYT